The Arachis hypogaea cultivar Tifrunner chromosome 19, arahy.Tifrunner.gnm2.J5K5, whole genome shotgun sequence genome has a window encoding:
- the LOC112780063 gene encoding F-box/FBD/LRR-repeat protein At5g56420-like: MDRISSLPNSILYEILSYLTTKEVVITSILFRRWRHVWKDLQVLDIDYTPFCSSLEWEDRFDSYVNAILAQRNADYPIQKFCLTCNKVSESLVLTWLNAITGPHLQELYLSVDLPIKLPEAILTCPSLKSLILKRDSFLDSYLKLSNVYLPSLKNLELDIVSMDPSKLLSGCPVLENFKLILPMPDICCLYVIRTMQQMPRTLKSLIIEDNTSFYGVSHRLILIDTPSLEYLHIKIMTLLNSKLEFSFSNFTNIVEAHLDLVHDCIYHVGLVPHLLHALRETKLLALKGYTTLCLFSGPAFEFPEFHRLLNLELHVPCFSTNFLLNFLHNSHVLETLVINDISKEKYFHPVVEYDGPAPPTMVPNCVMSHLKSFEFRGYEDSVDKREFIAYLLQRGLALKKVTIHLKYVFNQKTKYDIVRELSAIPRGSTTCQLNFIDQNPVEHG, translated from the exons ATGGATAGGATCAGTTCTTTACCGAATTCTATCCTTTACGAAATTCTCTCATACCTCACAACAAAGGAAGTTGTGATCACCAGCATCCTCTTTCGCAGGTGGCGCCATGTTTGGAAGGATCTCCAAGTCCTTGACATAGATTATACACCTTTTTGCTCCTCTCTGGAATGGGAAGATCGATTTGATTCGTATGTAAATGCTATTCTAGCTCAGCGCAATGCAGATTACCCCATCCAAAAATTCTGCCTCACTTGCAATAAAGTTTCAGAGAGTCTCGTCTTAACATGGCTTAATGCCATCACTGGGCCCCATCTTCAAGAACTCTATCTCAGCGTTGATCTACCAATCAAGCTGCCTGAAGCCATACTCACTTGTCCATCACTCAAGTCCCTTATTTTGAAACGTGATAGTTTTTTGGATTCTTATCTAAAGCTTTCAAATGTTTATTTGCCATCCCTCAAGAATCTAGAGTTGGATATCGTCTCTATGGACCCTAGCAAGCTTTTATCCGGCTGCCCTGTTCTTGAAAATTTTAAGCTCATTTTACCGATGCCCGATATTTGTTGTCTTTATGTCATACGTACAATGCAGCAGATGCCTCGCACATTGAAAAGTTTAATCATTGAAGATAACACATCTTTTTATGGGGTTAGCCATCGTTTGATTTTGATAGACACGCCATCTCTTGAATaccttcatataaaaataatgacccTCTTGAACTCTAAGCTAGAGTTTTCTTTTAGCAATTTCACTAACATAGTGGAGGCACATCTTGATCTTGTTCATGACTGTATTTACCATGTCGGTTTGGTGCCCCACCTTCTCCATGCACTGCGCGAAACAAAATTGTTGGCATTGAAAGGTTACACAACACTG TGCTTATTTAGTGGCCCAGCTTTCGAGTTTCCAGAATTTCACCGTTTGCTCAATCTAGAGCTTCATGTTCCATGTTTCAGCACAAACTTCCTGCTAAACTTCCTTCATAATTCTCATGTACTTGAAACTCTTGTGATTAATGATATTTCAAAG GAAAAATATTTTCATCCGGTGGTGGAGTATGATGGGCCAGCACCACCAACCATGGTTCCCAATTGTGTGATGTCACATCTCAAGAGTTTTGAATTTAGAGGATATGAAGATTCTGTAGATAAGCGTGAATTTATTGCATATCTTTTACAAAGAGGACTTGCTTTGAAGAAGGTTACAATTCATCTTAAATATGTTTTCAACCAAAAGACAAAGTACGATATTGTCAGGGAATTATCTGCTATACCAAGGGGCTCTACAACATGTCAACTAAATTTCATTGACCAAAATCCGGTTGAACATG GTTGA